A DNA window from Danio aesculapii chromosome 1, fDanAes4.1, whole genome shotgun sequence contains the following coding sequences:
- the pi4k2a gene encoding phosphatidylinositol 4-kinase type 2-alpha, producing MDETSPLVSPLRDSNDFNYGPAEPTSPRGGFGSTPGSVVRLPAGSPGRSRERQPLLDRDRGASPRDPHRNEFPEDPEFREIIRKAERAIEEGIYPERIYQGSSGSYFVKDSAGKIIGVFKPKNEEPYGQLNPKWTKWLQKLCCPCCFGRDCLVLNQGYLSEAGASLVDQKLELNIVPRTKVVYLASETFNYSAIDRVKSRGKRLALEKVPKVGQRFHRIGLPPKVGSFQIFVEGYKDADFWLRRFEAEPLPENTNRQLQLQFERLVVLDYIIRNTDRGNDNWLIKYDYPMDTSSNRDSDWVLVKDPIIKLAAIDNGLAFPLKHPDSWRAYPFYWAWLPQAKVVFSQEIRDLVLPKLADPNFIKDLEEDLYELFKKDPGFDRGQFKKQVSVMRGQILNLSQAMRDGKTPLQLVQMPPVIVETARVPQRANSESYTQSFQSRRPFFTWW from the exons ATGGACGAAACGAGCCCGCTGGTCTCGCCGCTCCGCGATTCCAACGATTTTAACTACGGGCCCGCCGAGCCGACCAGTCCCCGGGGTGGATTTGGAAGCACGCCGGGTTCAGTAGTGCGTCTTCCGGCAGGAAGTCCCGGACGCAGCCGCGAGAGACAGCCGCTGCTAGACCGAGATCGAGGCGCGTCTCCCCGGGATCCGCATAGGAACGAGTTCCCGGAGGACCCGGAGTTTCGGGAGATCATCCGGAAGGCGGAGCGGGCCATCGAGGAGGGCATTTACCCGGAGCGCATCTACCAGGGCTCCAGCGGCAGCTACTTCGTCAAAGATTCAGCAGGG AAGATCATTGGAGTCTTCAAACCAAAGAATGAGGAGCCGTATGGCCAGCTGAACCCCAAATGGACCAAATGGCTTCAGAAGCTGTGCTGTCCGTGCTGCTTCGGCCGCGACTGTCTGGTTCTGAATCAAGGCTACCTGTCGGAAGCCGGAGCCAGTTTAGTGGACCAGAAACTAGAACTCAACATTGTGCCGCGCACCAAG GTGGTGTATTTAGCAAGTGAAACCTTTAATTACAGTGCCATTGATCGAGTAAAGTCTCGAGGAAAAAGGTTAGCGCTGGAAAAAGTGCCCAAAGTGGGCCAACGTTTCCACCGGATCGGCCTGCCACCTAAG GTGGGTTCATTCCAGATTTTCGTAGAAGGTTATAAAGATGCAGATTTCTGGCTGCGGCGGTTCGAGGCAGAGCCTTTACCAGAAAACACTAATCGTCAACTTCAGCTACAGTTCGAGAGACTGGTGGTGCTGGATTACATCATCAGAAACACAG ATCGAGGAAATGACAACTGGCTCATAAAATATGATTATCCGATGGATACCTCAAGCAACAGG GACAGTGATTGGGTGTTAGTGAAGGACCCTATCATTAAACTGGCAGCCATCGACAATGGTCTGGCCTTCCCTCTCAAACACCCAGACTCATGGAGAGCCT ACCCGTTTTACTGGGCCTGGCTTCCACAGGCTAAAGTTGTGTTTTCCCAAGAGATCCGAGATTTAGTTCTGCCTAAATTAGCAGACCCGAACTTCATCAAAGACCTCGAAGAAGATCTGTATGAACTTTTTAAG AAAGATCCAGGTTTCGACAGAGGACAGTTCAAGAAGCAGGTCTCAGTAATGAGGGGTCAG ATCCTGAACCTCAGTCAGGCGATGCGGGACGGAAAGACGCCGCTCCAGCTGGTGCAGATGCCGCCGGTGATCGTGGAGACGGCCCGAGTGCCACAGCGCGCCAACAGCGAATCCTACACGCAGAGCTTCCAGAGCAGAAGACCCTTCTTCACATGGTGGTGA